One window from the genome of Echinicola vietnamensis DSM 17526 encodes:
- a CDS encoding T9SS type A sorting domain-containing protein, whose product MTRSYATYRKGLIYLFCLVCFYSFSGNSQILEKQREYVRLQAVKDTVSPLLHYVGNYAVLDTDTPEVANGLTRIASEQSGTLFLVVRPNTDDSLSAECLLRVGPVRLFRDRVEVDGLEVSIPPIGRKPAMVKVKYQGRVGPWYRRPKVKISDEIELAEVIYYKDILRRKEVRVVESFLAMKYSINITENKEKEWRYYADIKDEKVWSPASDGMYDKEVLALGRLDRAGFYQSQTFSSDSRSIRLSLDTISVLGAMPERDIRDGSLLILSQRKNDNQQSNSGECGSSRFVHPWKLKFVNWDSPAEYLHLKIDTSLEKTQGAQITNGKDRFPIVMHVRNETTYIQIPIPPDSIRNHDFYLEWDQREEEQDCPALVEVEKQECIDGRNRLAIEVNPEVLPCRMTLTHRESQRSWSSMLKTSSGQLDNIGRGQYQLVIEQVDKGILKDEVFFFESCIEDTDSLGQDSTLMAGISGSNNPNAGEGWLFTDLNAPNGNDSNENEEANGDNGFPADGPFGSHTTGVTAYPNPGARDKKVRFQFFNLDEQNFRVLIFDGHGKLLEDGRFTPHTGKRQYKHTFRVDGSYIVKFLSEDYTFTQNIRIKSNL is encoded by the coding sequence ATGACCCGATCTTATGCAACCTATCGTAAAGGCCTGATTTACTTATTTTGTTTAGTGTGTTTTTATTCATTTTCAGGGAACTCCCAGATATTAGAAAAACAAAGAGAGTATGTTCGCCTGCAAGCCGTTAAAGATACCGTTTCGCCCCTATTGCATTATGTGGGAAACTACGCCGTACTGGATACCGATACACCGGAAGTAGCCAATGGGCTGACCCGGATTGCATCGGAGCAGAGCGGGACTTTATTTTTAGTAGTACGCCCAAACACCGATGACAGCCTGTCTGCGGAGTGCCTTTTAAGAGTTGGCCCGGTACGTCTTTTCCGGGACCGTGTGGAGGTGGATGGCCTGGAAGTATCCATCCCGCCGATCGGTAGAAAACCGGCGATGGTAAAAGTGAAATACCAGGGGAGAGTAGGCCCATGGTACCGACGACCCAAAGTAAAGATCAGCGATGAGATCGAATTGGCAGAGGTGATCTATTATAAGGATATACTCCGGCGCAAGGAAGTCCGGGTAGTAGAGTCCTTCCTGGCGATGAAGTACTCCATTAATATTACGGAAAATAAAGAAAAGGAGTGGCGCTATTACGCCGATATCAAGGATGAGAAAGTATGGTCACCCGCTTCGGATGGAATGTACGATAAAGAAGTACTCGCGCTGGGGCGTTTGGACCGGGCCGGTTTTTATCAAAGCCAGACCTTTAGTTCGGATTCGCGGAGCATTCGCCTGAGTCTGGATACCATTTCTGTCCTGGGAGCTATGCCGGAAAGAGATATCCGGGACGGTTCGCTCTTGATCTTGTCCCAAAGAAAAAACGACAACCAACAAAGCAATAGCGGGGAATGCGGTAGCTCGCGTTTTGTCCATCCCTGGAAACTCAAATTTGTCAATTGGGATTCCCCGGCCGAATATCTTCACCTGAAAATAGACACCAGCCTTGAAAAAACCCAGGGTGCCCAGATCACAAACGGAAAGGATCGTTTCCCGATTGTGATGCACGTAAGGAATGAGACTACCTATATTCAAATTCCCATCCCCCCGGACTCTATACGAAATCATGACTTTTACCTCGAATGGGATCAAAGGGAAGAGGAGCAAGACTGCCCGGCCCTTGTGGAAGTAGAAAAACAAGAATGTATCGATGGACGCAACCGACTTGCGATCGAAGTAAACCCGGAAGTGCTGCCTTGCCGAATGACCCTCACCCACCGGGAGAGCCAGCGCTCATGGAGCAGTATGCTGAAAACAAGCTCCGGGCAACTGGACAATATCGGTAGAGGCCAGTACCAGTTAGTGATTGAGCAAGTCGATAAGGGTATTTTAAAAGATGAGGTCTTCTTTTTTGAGAGTTGCATCGAGGATACCGATAGCTTAGGCCAGGATTCAACGTTGATGGCCGGTATAAGTGGAAGTAATAATCCCAATGCCGGAGAAGGATGGTTGTTTACCGACCTGAATGCCCCCAACGGAAATGATAGCAATGAAAACGAAGAAGCCAACGGAGATAATGGTTTTCCCGCCGATGGCCCCTTCGGTTCCCACACCACGGGAGTGACGGCCTATCCCAACCCCGGGGCGAGGGATAAGAAAGTCCGCTTTCAGTTTTTTAACCTCGACGAGCAAAACTTTAGGGTATTGATCTTCGACGGTCATGGAAAACTATTGGAAGATGGCCGTTTTACCCCTCATACAGGAAAGCGCCAATACAAACATACCTTCCG
- a CDS encoding PLP-dependent aminotransferase family protein, with translation MVPEFFQHLELHRNRAFALQIEEFIIDLIQKEVLKENFPLPSSRKLAFYLSVHRKTVIKAYDRLTAKGYVYTIERVGFYVNRSRPAPRGFKPYESKINLSEDYPDISLSPISELGRAYRRYFWKARNYDHHLVQSTGYPPFRDTMHTYLVHNRGINCTYEEFCVFYGYYTLLLMTVFSFLRKEGAIVMEEPADPNIRNVLRSMGLKFITVRVGHQGINTTELEAICQKHQIGALILSPRNQYPTTAVLSFGRREKVVWLSRKYGFTIIEKDFEHEFIYNKEVPGTLKGEFPNDNIIYISPLSKMIPSLHLTVLLIAPRHFIYSIRKLLYSQRNVILEQSLNELIREGVINLFSKKLNKIYKKRRDHIHQFLKRQSGIFHHPPQTGLAFWIEFSRPLAIEQVRNRLKKEGYYLQNPAHYFAGEHPNNAIRIGFGKSLPEHFEKIWGIFR, from the coding sequence ATGGTACCCGAATTTTTTCAACACTTAGAATTACATCGCAATAGAGCTTTTGCCTTACAAATCGAAGAATTTATCATTGACCTTATTCAGAAAGAGGTCCTAAAGGAAAACTTCCCTTTACCTTCCAGTAGAAAACTGGCCTTTTATCTATCCGTACACCGCAAAACAGTGATCAAAGCCTATGATAGGCTGACAGCAAAAGGCTATGTTTATACTATCGAAAGAGTGGGCTTTTATGTAAACCGAAGTCGTCCCGCTCCTAGAGGTTTTAAGCCGTATGAAAGCAAAATAAACTTAAGTGAAGATTACCCGGATATATCATTAAGTCCAATTTCAGAGCTCGGAAGGGCCTATCGCAGATATTTTTGGAAAGCCCGAAACTATGATCATCATTTGGTACAGTCTACAGGATATCCTCCTTTTCGCGATACCATGCATACCTATTTAGTTCACAACCGGGGAATTAACTGTACGTATGAAGAGTTCTGTGTCTTTTACGGTTATTACACCTTATTGTTGATGACGGTGTTTTCCTTTCTCCGAAAAGAAGGGGCCATTGTGATGGAAGAGCCGGCTGATCCCAATATCCGGAATGTCCTTCGCAGTATGGGATTGAAATTTATTACAGTCAGGGTGGGGCATCAGGGAATTAATACAACGGAACTGGAAGCGATATGCCAAAAACACCAGATAGGAGCGCTAATACTGAGCCCAAGAAATCAATACCCCACCACCGCGGTACTCTCATTTGGGAGACGGGAGAAGGTTGTTTGGCTTTCCCGGAAATACGGCTTTACGATTATTGAAAAGGACTTTGAACACGAGTTCATATATAACAAAGAAGTACCGGGAACTCTAAAAGGAGAATTTCCTAATGATAACATTATATACATCTCTCCATTGAGTAAAATGATCCCCTCACTTCACCTTACGGTACTCCTTATAGCCCCCCGGCATTTTATTTATAGCATTAGAAAACTCTTGTATTCCCAACGAAATGTTATACTGGAACAGTCCTTAAATGAGTTGATTAGGGAAGGGGTGATCAATCTCTTTTCCAAAAAGCTCAATAAGATATACAAAAAGAGAAGAGACCATATTCATCAGTTCTTAAAAAGGCAGAGTGGTATTTTTCATCACCCTCCTCAAACAGGGCTGGCATTTTGGATCGAATTTTCCAGGCCACTGGCCATCGAACAAGTCCGAAACCGCTTAAAAAAAGAGGGGTATTACCTCCAAAACCCAGCCCATTATTTTGCAGGAGAACATCCTAATAATGCCATACGAATAGGGTTTGGGAAAAGCCTTCCCGAGCATTTTGAAAAGATATGGGGTATATTCCGCTAA
- a CDS encoding MauE/DoxX family redox-associated membrane protein, protein MQKIIDIISAMFILLWSYAAITKLGSYDVFSTQLGRFPFISKMGFFIALALPITEIMLATLLVFKRTRFMGLMGSIILMLSISIYIISVLLFSETIPCTCGGLSVNMGWTEHLYLNLFFVGIGIIGARLHNKKFLQDEGKLKTSETE, encoded by the coding sequence ATGCAAAAAATCATTGACATCATATCCGCCATGTTTATTCTGTTATGGTCATATGCGGCCATAACAAAGTTGGGAAGTTATGATGTTTTTAGTACCCAACTCGGTCGATTCCCATTTATCTCAAAAATGGGATTTTTTATTGCCCTTGCCCTTCCCATAACAGAAATAATGTTGGCAACCCTATTGGTATTTAAACGAACCCGATTTATGGGATTGATGGGTTCTATAATATTGATGCTTTCTATTAGTATATACATCATTAGTGTACTGCTTTTTAGTGAAACGATTCCGTGTACATGTGGCGGGTTGTCTGTTAATATGGGATGGACAGAGCATCTCTATTTGAACTTATTTTTTGTTGGTATAGGAATTATAGGTGCAAGACTGCATAATAAGAAATTCTTGCAAGATGAGGGGAAGCTGAAAACCTCAGAGACAGAGTAA
- a CDS encoding DUF6520 family protein, with product MKKIKFSLTALAFVLGITGSVAFAVAESSQSQAWYYLENGEPGDPAPGGPNCGDGAEECAGLFNLDDGQPVGEPTSIVNGERL from the coding sequence ATGAAAAAGATCAAATTCAGTTTAACGGCCCTTGCGTTTGTTTTGGGCATTACGGGTTCTGTTGCATTTGCAGTAGCAGAATCTTCTCAGTCCCAGGCTTGGTACTACCTCGAAAATGGAGAACCAGGAGATCCCGCTCCTGGCGGTCCCAATTGCGGAGATGGTGCCGAGGAATGTGCCGGATTGTTCAATTTGGACGATGGGCAACCCGTAGGTGAGCCAACCTCTATTGTAAATGGAGAAAGGTTATAA
- a CDS encoding RagB/SusD family nutrient uptake outer membrane protein → MKKLISTLFIIFIFFSCQDDWLEEKRSLSLVVPSTLKDMRLLLNNSFLFTNDGLSFCDISADDYYITDEVFAAAPTAIQRNLYLWEKDIYQGRTDIEDWNTAYEQIFTANVILDGLARINPSESQQNEYNSIKGGALFFRGKAMFCLAQEFAGAYIPEKANSQPGIPIRLSPDIDAPVSRSTLQQTYDQIVSDLSIATDLLGDIPESKTDASKPAALGWLARSFLSMGNYDKALECTERYLDITNLLMDYNDLDQERRYPFSLFNDEVISHSVVTSIYQIGFRPRALVKEQIFESYKEGDLRKDLFFIINEDGTVGFRGHYTGQNRYFTGIATDEMYLIKSECQIRTGNVQDGLKSLNTLLKTRYVTGQYENKENLSQKEALDFVLRERRKELLFRGLRWMDLRRLNLDPEYAVTLTREIEGMIYKLEPGDKRYVFPIPENVIASSGMEQNPR, encoded by the coding sequence ATGAAAAAATTGATATCTACTTTATTCATCATATTTATCTTTTTTTCCTGCCAAGATGATTGGTTGGAAGAAAAAAGAAGTTTGTCCCTGGTAGTACCTTCCACCCTCAAGGACATGAGGCTTTTACTGAACAACTCGTTTCTGTTTACCAATGACGGGCTAAGTTTCTGTGATATAAGTGCTGACGATTATTATATAACAGATGAAGTATTTGCAGCTGCCCCCACAGCTATACAAAGAAACCTTTATCTATGGGAAAAAGATATTTATCAGGGCCGGACAGACATTGAGGATTGGAATACTGCTTATGAACAGATATTTACGGCAAATGTCATCCTGGATGGGCTTGCAAGAATTAATCCTTCGGAAAGTCAACAAAATGAATATAACAGTATTAAAGGAGGGGCCCTATTTTTCCGTGGGAAAGCCATGTTTTGCCTGGCACAGGAATTTGCAGGTGCCTATATACCTGAAAAAGCAAATTCACAACCAGGTATTCCAATTCGACTATCTCCTGACATTGATGCTCCCGTTAGCCGAAGCACCTTGCAACAAACCTATGATCAAATAGTCTCAGACTTGTCTATTGCAACAGACCTACTAGGGGATATCCCGGAGAGCAAAACAGATGCTTCCAAACCCGCCGCTTTAGGGTGGTTGGCTCGGTCTTTCTTAAGTATGGGGAATTATGATAAAGCCCTGGAATGTACGGAGAGATACCTCGATATAACTAACCTGTTAATGGATTATAATGACCTGGATCAAGAACGAAGGTATCCCTTTTCTTTATTTAATGACGAAGTGATAAGCCATAGCGTGGTTACAAGTATCTATCAGATTGGGTTCAGGCCCAGGGCACTTGTTAAAGAGCAAATTTTTGAATCCTACAAGGAAGGGGATCTCCGGAAAGATTTGTTTTTTATTATAAATGAGGACGGAACTGTAGGTTTTCGAGGACATTACACGGGCCAAAACAGGTATTTTACTGGAATAGCCACCGATGAAATGTACTTGATCAAATCCGAATGTCAAATTCGAACAGGAAATGTTCAGGATGGACTTAAGTCCTTAAACACTTTATTAAAAACACGATATGTTACTGGTCAATACGAAAACAAAGAAAATTTGAGCCAGAAGGAAGCATTGGATTTTGTTTTGCGTGAAAGGCGAAAAGAACTCTTGTTTAGAGGGCTACGGTGGATGGATTTAAGACGGTTAAACCTTGACCCGGAATATGCAGTTACCCTGACGCGTGAAATAGAAGGGATGATCTATAAGTTAGAGCCGGGTGACAAACGATATGTATTCCCTATCCCCGAAAATGTGATTGCATCTTCCGGGATGGAACAAAACCCTCGTTAG
- a CDS encoding SusC/RagA family TonB-linked outer membrane protein, with the protein MKKTLLLHAEKGGCGSLYSLSTLSYLHRIQFLASSFGRKVMLIMKWSVFIIGMICYTSSALIAEEVKGQSLLESKVTIQLKEQTLKSALDQISKASGISFVYSGKLARSKATVSLTAEGIPLRKVLDDILKGLPFSYQSLGSEILFQYDPDQIKESNTLLEKEIKGKILTSNGLPIVGASIQIKGTHKGTFTDKEGAFTLTGVQEDDVLVISMIGFERKEIESSDVGGESLSISLKESIGEMEAFTVSTGYESIPEERATGSFEHVDNQLLNRQVSTDVIGRLKAIAPSILFDERDGETRLTIRGRSTIFGDDSPLIILDNFPYEGDLDNINPNDIESISVLKDAAAASIWGVRAGNGVIVITTKQGKNNLPPSLEFNSNLTIGEKPDLFYRPQMSSSDFIDVETFLFEKGYYDADLTNSETYPMITPVVEILEKGRQGEISPEEAVRSIDNLRDVDIRNDYLKHFYRPSTKQQYALNLKGGNENYRYFFSAGYDKNLLEEKGNDYERISLRSSQTFTPFKDFDITGSITYTRSMRNDNNTLNDARQNIEYPYAKLADSEGLPLSVLRDYRSSFIKNSLQEGFLNWSYYPLDEINLTSKKSSLENIRASTSVAWKITKHFKIKGQYLFENQGVVNETLRGQDSYYVRNLVNNFSEPTGDGVNRNLPLGDILYFSQNSILSHNGRFQGEYNYFEGDHFITALAGVEARQVDGAGYGNVYYGYDRQLGTSANIDHVGYYRLYPSGNYTNISDETTIQGTSDRFRSYFSNIAYTYKDRYTFSASGRIDQSNLFGVNSNQRSVPLWSVGSKWDVNKEGFYNLDWLSQLTLRATYGYSGNIDNSVTAYTTANFTTATYTFRQSAFIVNPPNPNLRWEKSGMLNLGLDFKALEGRIWGSFEYFKRNATDIIGQAPLNPTVGLLSYRGNVADMSGKGWDLVLNSTNINSRINWQTQFQLSHATDKVTNYEVKATTISNLFTDASISRAPVYVQPIEGRPLFGIYSYPWAGLNPETGAPQGYLNGKVSTDYSSIFLLENTPIEDLVYHGPAMPTLFGALRNTFEYRGWAFSFNIACRFGYYFRRSSINYSSLFQNRTGHKDYATRWKEPGDEMHTNVPSLIYPASTNRDLFYGRSEVLVEKGDHIRLQDINLSYHFKELPSRWKIQGAKIYIYANNLGLLWTANEHGIDPDFPQIPLPRTISFGINASF; encoded by the coding sequence ATGAAAAAAACTCTACTTCTCCATGCAGAAAAGGGTGGGTGCGGGTCATTATATTCCCTAAGCACGCTTTCCTATCTGCATCGAATACAATTCCTGGCCAGCTCTTTTGGCCGGAAGGTCATGCTTATTATGAAATGGTCTGTCTTTATTATCGGGATGATTTGTTATACCTCTTCCGCTCTAATAGCCGAAGAAGTCAAAGGGCAGTCCTTGCTGGAATCGAAGGTCACGATCCAGTTAAAGGAACAAACCTTAAAGTCGGCTTTGGACCAAATTTCTAAAGCCTCTGGTATCAGCTTTGTTTATAGCGGAAAGTTAGCCCGCTCCAAAGCAACCGTATCCCTGACAGCTGAAGGAATCCCATTGCGAAAGGTATTGGATGATATCCTAAAAGGCCTACCTTTTTCTTACCAGTCCCTGGGAAGTGAAATACTGTTTCAATATGACCCGGATCAAATAAAAGAATCCAATACCCTATTGGAAAAGGAGATAAAAGGCAAAATACTTACATCAAACGGACTGCCTATTGTTGGGGCTTCTATCCAAATCAAAGGCACTCACAAAGGTACTTTTACGGATAAAGAAGGAGCTTTTACCTTAACAGGAGTCCAAGAAGATGATGTTCTGGTCATTTCTATGATTGGGTTTGAGCGAAAGGAAATAGAATCATCAGATGTCGGTGGGGAAAGCCTGTCCATATCCCTCAAGGAAAGTATAGGGGAAATGGAAGCCTTTACTGTTTCTACAGGTTATGAAAGCATTCCTGAAGAGAGGGCTACCGGCTCATTTGAGCATGTGGACAACCAACTCTTAAACAGGCAGGTTTCTACTGATGTCATCGGACGTCTTAAGGCCATCGCTCCGAGTATTTTATTTGATGAAAGAGATGGGGAAACCCGGCTCACTATACGTGGACGGTCCACGATTTTTGGTGATGATAGTCCTTTGATTATTTTGGACAATTTCCCTTATGAAGGAGACCTGGACAATATAAACCCTAATGACATTGAAAGCATTTCCGTTTTAAAAGATGCTGCCGCTGCATCTATTTGGGGAGTCAGGGCGGGAAACGGAGTAATAGTCATTACCACCAAACAAGGAAAAAACAATCTTCCTCCCAGCCTGGAATTCAATTCCAACCTGACTATTGGGGAAAAACCTGATTTGTTTTACAGGCCGCAAATGTCTTCGTCCGACTTTATAGACGTGGAAACTTTTCTCTTTGAAAAGGGCTATTATGATGCAGACTTGACCAACTCGGAAACCTATCCGATGATCACGCCTGTCGTTGAAATATTGGAAAAGGGAAGACAAGGGGAAATAAGTCCGGAAGAAGCTGTACGCAGTATAGATAATCTTCGGGATGTGGATATAAGAAATGATTACCTTAAACATTTTTATAGGCCTTCGACCAAGCAACAATACGCTTTAAACCTAAAAGGAGGGAATGAAAATTACAGGTATTTCTTCTCCGCAGGATATGATAAAAACTTATTAGAGGAAAAGGGCAATGATTATGAGAGGATATCCCTGCGAAGTAGCCAGACCTTCACACCATTTAAGGACTTCGATATAACCGGGTCCATTACGTATACCCGAAGCATGCGTAATGATAACAATACCTTAAATGATGCACGACAAAACATCGAATATCCTTATGCAAAGCTAGCAGATTCAGAGGGGCTTCCCTTAAGTGTGCTTCGGGATTACAGGTCTTCCTTCATCAAAAACAGCCTTCAGGAAGGTTTTTTAAATTGGAGTTACTATCCCCTGGATGAGATAAACTTAACTTCGAAAAAATCAAGCCTGGAGAATATTCGCGCCAGTACTTCCGTGGCATGGAAGATCACAAAACATTTTAAGATAAAAGGGCAATACCTTTTTGAAAACCAAGGGGTAGTGAATGAAACTTTGAGAGGCCAAGACTCATACTATGTAAGAAATCTTGTTAATAATTTCTCCGAGCCCACCGGGGACGGGGTTAACCGCAATCTCCCCTTAGGAGACATTTTATATTTTTCCCAAAACTCCATACTGTCCCACAATGGAAGGTTTCAAGGGGAATACAATTATTTTGAAGGGGACCATTTTATAACAGCTCTTGCTGGGGTTGAGGCCAGACAAGTAGATGGAGCAGGTTATGGCAATGTATATTATGGCTACGACCGACAGTTAGGGACATCAGCCAATATAGACCACGTTGGATATTATCGATTATATCCTTCCGGAAATTATACGAATATAAGTGATGAGACTACTATACAAGGCACGAGCGATCGTTTCCGGTCCTACTTTTCCAATATCGCCTATACTTATAAAGACAGGTATACTTTTTCTGCCAGCGGGAGGATAGACCAATCCAACCTATTTGGGGTTAATTCCAATCAAAGGTCTGTCCCCTTATGGTCGGTAGGAAGTAAGTGGGATGTCAACAAGGAAGGCTTTTACAATCTGGACTGGCTTTCCCAATTAACCTTACGTGCAACTTACGGGTATAGCGGCAATATTGATAATTCGGTGACCGCCTATACCACCGCAAACTTCACCACGGCAACATACACTTTTCGGCAAAGCGCTTTTATTGTCAACCCTCCCAACCCCAATTTGCGATGGGAAAAATCAGGCATGCTCAATTTGGGCTTGGACTTTAAAGCCCTTGAAGGCCGGATATGGGGCTCTTTTGAGTATTTTAAAAGAAATGCTACAGATATCATCGGTCAGGCACCTTTAAATCCTACCGTGGGTTTATTGTCCTATCGCGGAAATGTCGCAGATATGTCCGGGAAAGGGTGGGACCTGGTATTAAACTCCACAAATATCAACTCCAGGATTAATTGGCAAACACAATTCCAGTTGAGCCATGCCACGGACAAAGTGACCAATTACGAGGTAAAGGCCACAACTATCTCCAATTTATTTACAGACGCAAGCATTAGCCGTGCCCCTGTATATGTCCAGCCCATAGAAGGGCGCCCACTGTTTGGAATTTATAGTTATCCATGGGCAGGGCTAAACCCTGAGACCGGAGCCCCCCAAGGCTACCTTAATGGAAAGGTAAGCACAGATTACAGCTCCATTTTCTTATTAGAAAATACCCCCATAGAAGATCTTGTGTACCATGGTCCGGCCATGCCCACATTATTCGGTGCCTTGCGCAATACTTTTGAATACAGGGGATGGGCTTTTTCTTTTAACATTGCCTGCCGGTTCGGTTATTATTTCCGAAGGAGCTCAATAAATTATTCCAGTTTGTTCCAGAACCGGACAGGGCATAAAGACTACGCCACAAGATGGAAAGAACCCGGGGATGAAATGCATACGAATGTTCCCTCCCTTATTTACCCAGCTAGTACAAACAGGGATTTGTTTTATGGTCGATCTGAGGTTTTGGTAGAAAAGGGTGATCATATAAGGCTTCAGGACATAAACCTTTCCTACCATTTTAAAGAACTCCCGTCGCGGTGGAAAATACAAGGGGCCAAGATATATATCTATGCCAATAATCTGGGGCTATTGTGGACTGCAAATGAGCACGGGATTGACCCCGACTTCCCCCAAATACCCCTGCCAAGGACTATTTCTTTCGGTATTAATGCTTCCTTTTAA
- a CDS encoding FecR family protein → MENDPAHIARVIYLLKKQAGNQRLELSEQVELSNWINQSPKNKQLFEQLQDSTQRDQWLDQINGYNTSQALERVHNRINRPSFTREQTPESQTRVLRKMILSIAASLVILLGIGYFFRFELLSILAPVKMETMLTHKMERKTITLPDGTQVWLSPRSILEYPEEFRGPVREVNLKGEAFFEVQSDKQHPFIIHSELLETKVLGTSFNLTAYEGDKEVRVTLLEGVVSLKVAGEKNKSPTILHPNEQAVFEKENRSIRKEVVTNARKYLSRRNGIFRYEATSLDEVVRDMALQYGVKIQLDSSLTNREFYGTMSTEDELVVMLEKIGLVMNAGWFKMSENTYRIKPK, encoded by the coding sequence ATGGAAAACGATCCTGCCCATATCGCAAGGGTAATCTACCTGCTTAAAAAACAAGCGGGGAACCAAAGACTTGAGTTATCCGAGCAAGTAGAACTCAGTAATTGGATAAATCAATCCCCGAAGAATAAGCAATTATTTGAGCAGTTACAAGATTCAACGCAACGGGACCAATGGCTGGATCAAATAAACGGGTACAATACTTCCCAGGCCCTGGAGCGTGTGCATAACCGGATTAACCGCCCATCATTTACAAGGGAACAAACTCCTGAATCTCAAACCAGGGTTTTGAGAAAAATGATACTATCCATCGCTGCTTCCCTAGTAATATTGCTGGGCATCGGGTATTTCTTCCGCTTTGAACTTCTAAGTATCCTGGCACCGGTTAAAATGGAAACGATGCTGACACATAAAATGGAGCGAAAGACTATAACATTACCAGATGGTACCCAGGTCTGGCTCAGCCCAAGAAGTATTTTGGAATATCCTGAGGAGTTCAGAGGCCCGGTAAGGGAGGTAAATTTAAAAGGAGAAGCCTTTTTCGAGGTGCAATCCGATAAACAGCATCCCTTTATTATCCATTCGGAACTGCTTGAAACCAAAGTCCTCGGTACATCCTTTAACCTGACTGCTTATGAAGGAGATAAAGAGGTAAGGGTCACCCTTCTGGAAGGGGTTGTATCGTTAAAAGTTGCTGGAGAAAAGAATAAATCGCCTACCATCCTTCATCCGAATGAACAAGCCGTTTTCGAAAAAGAAAACCGGTCTATTCGAAAAGAAGTGGTTACGAATGCCCGTAAGTACCTCTCCCGGCGCAACGGTATCTTCCGATATGAGGCGACCAGTCTGGATGAAGTGGTTCGGGATATGGCGCTTCAGTATGGTGTAAAAATTCAGTTGGACTCAAGCCTGACCAACCGGGAGTTTTATGGTACCATGAGTACTGAAGATGAACTTGTTGTCATGCTGGAAAAAATAGGTCTGGTCATGAATGCCGGGTGGTTTAAAATGAGTGAAAATACATATCGAATAAAACCCAAATAG
- a CDS encoding RNA polymerase sigma-70 factor, which translates to MPLDRTNHNAPKYSLTHRKSFDRIFQEFYPGLCFYAQKILQSKSDAEDVVESLFVKLWQKKMEFSSKDHLRSFLYKSTKNACLDFIKTATHKAERNGHFLDSREDFTQSHVTNMIRAEVVREIHQAIESLPTQCSTVIRKSYIEGLSVSEIAEEMSLSVQTVKNHKLRGLAMLRRKITPDQLMILMIYPYAHLLVHTFE; encoded by the coding sequence ATGCCCCTGGATAGAACTAACCATAATGCCCCAAAATATTCCCTGACGCATCGAAAATCGTTTGACAGGATTTTTCAAGAATTCTACCCCGGTTTATGCTTTTATGCTCAAAAGATATTACAAAGCAAGAGCGATGCAGAGGATGTAGTGGAAAGCCTTTTTGTAAAGCTATGGCAAAAGAAGATGGAGTTTTCTTCCAAAGATCATCTTCGATCATTTCTATACAAATCCACAAAAAATGCCTGCCTGGACTTTATTAAAACTGCAACACATAAAGCGGAGCGAAATGGTCATTTTTTAGATAGTAGAGAGGATTTTACCCAGAGCCATGTAACCAACATGATCCGCGCCGAAGTAGTCCGTGAGATCCATCAGGCTATTGAATCCCTCCCTACCCAATGCAGTACAGTCATTCGTAAATCATATATAGAAGGACTTTCTGTATCGGAAATTGCGGAGGAAATGTCCCTATCTGTTCAAACCGTCAAAAATCATAAGCTTAGGGGACTGGCCATGCTGCGCCGTAAGATCACCCCTGATCAGTTAATGATCCTGATGATTTACCCTTATGCCCACTTATTGGTGCACACCTTCGAATAA